One region of Termitidicoccus mucosus genomic DNA includes:
- a CDS encoding PQQ-dependent sugar dehydrogenase: protein MRAIPFFTIVPACSLFLSSVFPAFAQQTPPPRLGGDARKNYQQLCATCHGEDMRGSKTESLLDTHWKYIDGSDEGIAAVIRDGLPLSGMPAFGDALNAAEVRGLVVLIRENAMHAGMPIPRRSTALPADVQKSAEHAWRVESVLEGLDVPWGIDFLPDGRLIFTERAGKLFVVEKGGAPVEITGIPRVWVRDEGGLMDVALHPDYARNGWVYLTLSDPGENDTAMTKIVRGRIRDGRWADEQTIFSAPKPAYTSRGIHFGSRLLFDGGYLFFSVGERGAMGQAQDLSLPNGKVHRVFDDGSIPPDNPFVKTPGAWPSIWSYGHRNPQGLARDPAGGGLWETEHGPRGGDELNLIRPGANYGWPVITYGMNYNGTPVSAFTAKEGMEQPVRHWTPSIATSPLHFYTGDKFPRWKNNLFLGSLAGQQLVRFVIDGDKIANEEIVFKNLGRIRDIATGPDGLLYVSLELPGEPSRIVRLIPADE from the coding sequence ATGCGAGCCATCCCATTTTTCACCATCGTCCCCGCCTGCTCGCTTTTTCTTTCGTCTGTTTTTCCCGCCTTTGCGCAGCAAACACCGCCGCCCCGCCTCGGCGGCGATGCGCGCAAAAACTACCAGCAACTCTGCGCCACCTGCCACGGCGAGGACATGCGCGGCAGCAAAACCGAGTCGCTCCTCGACACGCATTGGAAATACATCGACGGCTCCGATGAAGGCATCGCCGCCGTCATTCGCGACGGGTTGCCGCTCTCCGGCATGCCGGCCTTCGGCGACGCGCTCAACGCCGCCGAGGTTCGCGGGCTTGTCGTGCTCATCCGCGAAAACGCCATGCATGCCGGCATGCCCATCCCCCGCCGCTCGACTGCGCTGCCCGCAGACGTGCAAAAAAGCGCGGAGCACGCCTGGCGCGTCGAATCGGTCCTCGAAGGGCTCGACGTGCCGTGGGGCATCGATTTCCTGCCCGACGGCCGCCTGATTTTCACCGAGCGCGCGGGCAAGCTGTTCGTCGTGGAAAAAGGCGGCGCCCCGGTCGAAATCACCGGCATCCCCCGCGTGTGGGTGCGCGACGAGGGCGGCCTCATGGACGTGGCGCTGCACCCCGATTACGCCCGCAACGGCTGGGTTTACCTCACCCTCAGCGATCCCGGCGAAAACGACACCGCCATGACCAAAATCGTGCGCGGCCGCATCCGCGACGGGCGCTGGGCCGACGAGCAGACAATTTTCTCCGCGCCGAAACCGGCCTACACCAGCCGCGGCATCCACTTCGGCAGCCGCCTGCTTTTCGACGGAGGTTACCTGTTTTTCTCCGTCGGCGAACGCGGCGCGATGGGACAGGCGCAGGACCTCTCGCTCCCCAACGGAAAAGTCCACCGCGTGTTCGACGATGGTTCGATTCCCCCGGACAACCCGTTTGTGAAGACCCCCGGCGCGTGGCCGTCCATCTGGAGCTACGGTCACCGCAACCCGCAGGGCCTCGCGCGCGATCCCGCCGGAGGCGGTTTGTGGGAGACCGAGCACGGCCCGCGCGGTGGCGACGAGCTCAACCTCATTCGCCCCGGCGCCAACTACGGCTGGCCGGTCATCACCTACGGCATGAACTACAACGGCACGCCGGTCTCCGCGTTCACCGCGAAGGAAGGCATGGAGCAGCCCGTGCGTCACTGGACGCCCTCGATCGCCACCAGTCCGCTGCATTTCTACACGGGCGACAAATTCCCGCGCTGGAAAAACAATCTTTTCCTCGGCTCGCTGGCCGGCCAGCAACTCGTGCGCTTCGTCATCGATGGCGACAAGATCGCGAACGAAGAAATTGTCTTCAAAAACCTGGGACGCATTCGCGATATCGCCACCGGCCCCGACGGCCTCCTCTATGTCTCGCTCGAACTTCCCGGCGAACCCAGCCGCATCGTCCGCCTCATCCCGGCGGACGAGTAA
- a CDS encoding DUF3649 domain-containing protein yields the protein MNTNETGTATRPVLRGRPRVPLRARLAVASRALAAVAGGYAVAALFTATLALALRSLPKDEAVKFATMPAFLVYAAAVVWVFATRTARRAWLGLVIAAALLGLALWLLQPGAAVAVTGVPPAATP from the coding sequence TTGAATACGAACGAAACCGGCACCGCCACCCGGCCCGTCCTTCGCGGGCGCCCGCGCGTCCCGCTCCGCGCGCGGCTCGCCGTCGCCTCGCGCGCGCTCGCGGCCGTCGCCGGCGGCTACGCCGTCGCCGCGCTCTTCACCGCGACGCTCGCCCTCGCCCTGCGCTCGCTGCCGAAGGACGAGGCGGTGAAATTCGCCACCATGCCCGCGTTCCTCGTCTATGCGGCGGCGGTCGTCTGGGTGTTCGCCACCCGCACCGCCCGGCGCGCCTGGCTCGGCCTTGTCATCGCCGCCGCGCTTCTCGGGCTCGCCCTCTGGCTTCTCCAGCCCGGCGCCGCCGTCGCGGTCACCGGCGTTCCGCCCGCAGCCACGCCATGA
- a CDS encoding PepSY-associated TM helix domain-containing protein, which translates to MKNSFRLSLTWLHTWSGLLIGWILFAVFVTGTATYFRHEITRWMQPELRGGASPIDTARAAVARLETVAADSDSWFINLPDARDPSTVIFWREPGQRRFGTETLDPHTGEKLTARDTRGGEFFYRFHFQFMLPHPWGRYLAGVAAMFMFVALISGIVAHRRFFKDFFTFRNGLGSLRTWLDFHNVSAVLALPFYLMISYSALVIFMYMYMPWGDRALSDGSRPPPRRAAPQGAGGKAEAKPWIATAPVGPMLDEAARRWGRDGSTLQRLSFSGRGTGKATATLIRADGEHISTTHREQLRFNAVTGELLPGEETRAGPAAAIHGTLYGLHLAHFAGPVLRWLFFLMGAMGSALVATGLVLWTVKRRPQQKAGKRLSFGHGLVERLNIAAIAGLPVAVAVFFWANRLLPSGLEARADIEERCFLIAWAVMLLHPLVRPVMRAWREQLWLGAALYLALPFLDLCAGPWLKAAFARGDSTYLGFHAVIVFVGLMLVVAARKAGRPRPPKPGVASAYAHQTAAGAPPAPPRPV; encoded by the coding sequence ATGAAAAACTCCTTCCGCCTCTCGCTCACGTGGCTGCACACCTGGTCGGGCCTGCTGATCGGCTGGATTCTTTTTGCCGTTTTCGTCACCGGCACGGCGACCTATTTCCGGCACGAGATCACCCGCTGGATGCAACCCGAGTTGCGCGGCGGCGCCAGCCCCATCGACACCGCCCGGGCCGCCGTCGCGCGGCTCGAAACCGTCGCCGCCGACTCCGACAGCTGGTTCATCAACCTCCCCGACGCGCGCGACCCTTCCACCGTGATCTTCTGGCGCGAACCCGGCCAGCGCCGCTTCGGAACCGAAACCCTCGACCCGCACACCGGCGAAAAGCTCACCGCACGCGACACCCGCGGCGGCGAATTTTTTTACCGTTTCCATTTCCAATTCATGCTGCCGCACCCTTGGGGCCGCTACCTCGCGGGCGTCGCGGCGATGTTCATGTTTGTCGCGCTCATCAGCGGCATCGTGGCCCATCGCCGTTTCTTCAAGGATTTTTTCACCTTCCGCAACGGCCTCGGCTCGCTCCGCACCTGGCTCGACTTCCACAATGTCTCCGCCGTCCTCGCCCTGCCGTTCTACCTGATGATCAGTTATTCCGCCCTCGTGATTTTCATGTATATGTATATGCCGTGGGGCGACCGCGCGCTTTCCGACGGCTCCCGTCCGCCCCCGCGCCGAGCCGCGCCGCAAGGCGCCGGCGGGAAAGCCGAGGCCAAGCCTTGGATCGCCACCGCGCCCGTCGGCCCCATGCTTGATGAAGCGGCCCGCCGCTGGGGTCGGGACGGGAGCACGCTCCAGCGCCTCAGTTTCTCCGGCCGCGGCACCGGCAAGGCCACGGCCACGCTCATCCGCGCCGACGGCGAACACATCTCCACCACGCACCGCGAGCAACTCCGCTTCAACGCCGTCACCGGCGAACTCCTTCCCGGCGAGGAGACCCGCGCCGGTCCGGCCGCCGCCATCCACGGCACGCTCTACGGGCTGCACCTCGCGCATTTTGCCGGCCCGGTTTTGCGCTGGCTGTTCTTCCTCATGGGCGCCATGGGCAGCGCACTCGTCGCCACCGGGCTGGTGCTCTGGACCGTGAAACGCCGCCCGCAGCAGAAGGCCGGCAAACGCCTCTCCTTCGGCCACGGCCTCGTCGAGCGGCTCAACATCGCCGCCATCGCCGGCCTGCCGGTCGCCGTCGCCGTCTTTTTCTGGGCCAACCGCCTCCTGCCGTCCGGCCTGGAGGCGCGCGCCGACATCGAGGAGCGTTGCTTCCTCATCGCATGGGCCGTCATGCTGCTGCACCCGCTCGTCCGGCCGGTCATGCGCGCCTGGCGCGAACAACTCTGGCTCGGCGCCGCGCTCTATCTCGCGCTTCCCTTCCTCGACCTCTGCGCCGGTCCGTGGCTGAAGGCCGCCTTCGCGCGCGGCGATTCCACCTACCTCGGTTTCCATGCCGTGATCGTTTTCGTCGGTCTCATGCTCGTCGTCGCCGCCCGCAAAGCCGGCCGCCCGCGCCCGCCCAAGCCCGGCGTCGCCTCCGCCTACGCGCATCAAACCGCCGCCGGCGCGCCACCGGCGCCACCCCGACCCGTGTAG
- the sufC gene encoding Fe-S cluster assembly ATPase SufC: MHILEIRDLYVALADSQDKPIVNGVTLTIKSGEVHAIMGPNGTGKSTLSKAVAGHPDYAITGGDVLLDGRSILEMEPDERARAGIFLAFQYPSEVPGVSIANFLRAALQARLSEGEDLDATAYYKRLYSKMDMLKIDRKFTSRAVNEGFSGGEKKRCEILQMAMLEPAFALMDETDSGLDIDALKIVAEGVNQLRGPNLGVLLITHYQRLLNHIIPDYVHVMYDGRIVKSGDKDLALELEAKGYDWIKQELAAASA, from the coding sequence ATGCACATCCTCGAAATCCGCGATCTCTACGTCGCCCTCGCCGACAGTCAGGACAAACCCATCGTGAACGGCGTCACCCTCACGATCAAATCGGGCGAAGTCCACGCCATCATGGGTCCCAACGGCACCGGCAAATCCACCCTCTCCAAGGCCGTTGCCGGCCACCCCGACTACGCCATCACCGGCGGCGATGTCCTTCTCGACGGCCGTTCCATCCTCGAAATGGAACCCGACGAACGCGCCCGCGCCGGCATCTTCCTCGCCTTCCAATATCCCAGCGAAGTCCCCGGCGTCTCCATCGCCAACTTCCTCCGCGCCGCCCTCCAGGCTCGTCTCTCCGAAGGCGAGGACCTCGACGCCACCGCCTACTACAAACGCCTCTATTCGAAAATGGACATGCTCAAGATCGACCGCAAATTCACCTCCCGCGCGGTCAACGAGGGTTTCTCCGGCGGCGAGAAAAAACGCTGCGAGATCCTCCAGATGGCCATGCTCGAACCCGCCTTCGCCCTCATGGACGAGACCGACTCCGGCCTCGACATCGACGCCCTCAAGATCGTCGCCGAAGGCGTCAACCAGCTCCGCGGCCCCAATCTCGGCGTTCTCCTCATCACCCACTACCAGCGCCTCCTCAACCACATCATCCCCGATTACGTGCACGTCATGTATGACGGGCGCATCGTGAAAAGCGGCGACAAAGACCTCGCCCTCGAACTCGAGGCCAAGGGCTACGACTGGATCAAACAAGAGCTGGCCGCCGCGTCCGCCTGA
- a CDS encoding Fur family transcriptional regulator — MSTAHHHSDSLAHKLADSGLRATPQRELVYQTILARRDHPTADEVFARVKSEMPSISLATVYNCLETLIDCDLVRAVNFDRAPTRYCPNLHPHAHFHDKETGATHDVDLPDELLVALKKILPPGYKADAIDITFRGHAARDDN; from the coding sequence ATGTCCACCGCCCATCACCACTCCGACAGCCTCGCGCACAAACTCGCTGACAGCGGGCTGCGCGCCACCCCGCAGCGGGAGCTGGTCTATCAGACAATCCTTGCCCGCCGCGACCATCCCACCGCCGACGAAGTCTTCGCCCGCGTGAAATCCGAGATGCCCTCCATCTCTCTCGCCACCGTTTACAACTGCCTCGAAACCCTCATCGACTGCGACCTTGTCCGCGCCGTCAACTTCGACCGCGCCCCCACCCGCTACTGCCCCAACCTCCATCCCCACGCTCATTTTCACGACAAGGAAACCGGGGCCACCCACGACGTGGATCTCCCCGACGAACTGCTCGTCGCCCTGAAAAAAATCCTCCCGCCCGGTTACAAGGCCGACGCCATCGACATCACCTTCCGCGGCCACGCCGCACGCGACGACAACTGA
- a CDS encoding DUF3325 family protein — protein sequence MLTLVFLSLAFAATNALALAMAAHHHAAFPRFPRANPRIARRRLVLRIAGWLFLALAVLSATLAHGLALGLVWALAALSSAGLATTLLLTYAPRTVPFFLCAAPPVAAVGWVFAANAL from the coding sequence ATGCTCACGCTCGTTTTTCTCTCCCTTGCCTTCGCCGCCACCAACGCGCTCGCCCTCGCCATGGCCGCGCATCACCACGCCGCCTTTCCGCGCTTCCCGCGGGCAAACCCGCGGATCGCCCGGCGCCGCCTCGTCCTCCGCATCGCCGGATGGCTGTTCCTCGCCCTTGCGGTCCTGAGCGCCACCCTCGCCCACGGTCTCGCGCTTGGGCTGGTCTGGGCCTTGGCCGCCCTGTCTTCCGCCGGGCTCGCGACCACGCTTCTCCTCACCTATGCGCCGCGCACCGTCCCGTTTTTCCTCTGCGCCGCGCCGCCGGTTGCCGCCGTCGGCTGGGTTTTCGCGGCAAACGCCCTTTGA
- the sufB gene encoding Fe-S cluster assembly protein SufB: MQSLPQTDTPDTLDNPAVGIDQSLGDFTYDVKYDYDAGSGLSEQTVRYISSVKKEASWLLDFRLHALKTFLSKPLPTHWATKDLENINFDKIRYYLAQGQKPKRTWDEVPADIKKTFERLGIPEQERKFLAGVEAQFDSEAAYSNIKDIVAKQGVIFMNSTEALREHPEIFRKWFGKVIPTGDNKFSALNSAVFSGGSFIYVPPGVKVAQPLQAYFRINAENFGQFERTLIICDEGSEVTYMEGCTAPKFSTSTLHSAVVELVALKGAKIQYITVQNWAPNVYNLVTKRGLALEEAEIKWIDCNIGSRLTMKYPGVVLKGRKARGEVISIALANDGQHQDTGAKMIHAADETTSTIVSKSISVGQGRATYRGQVHIPKHLKGCKNNTECDALLINTNSRTDTYPAISVRGDKHATQHEASVSKVSEDMIFYMQQRGLTEAQAMSLAVNGFINDLASQFPMEYSVELKRLIELEMEGSVG, translated from the coding sequence ATGCAATCACTTCCACAAACCGACACACCCGACACCCTGGACAATCCCGCGGTCGGCATCGACCAATCCCTCGGCGATTTCACCTACGACGTGAAATATGACTACGATGCCGGCTCCGGCCTCAGCGAGCAAACGGTGCGCTACATCAGCAGCGTGAAAAAAGAGGCGTCGTGGCTCCTCGACTTCCGCCTGCACGCGCTGAAAACCTTCCTCTCCAAGCCGCTCCCCACGCACTGGGCGACCAAGGACCTTGAAAACATAAACTTCGACAAAATCCGCTATTACCTCGCTCAGGGCCAGAAACCCAAGCGCACCTGGGACGAAGTCCCCGCGGACATCAAAAAGACCTTCGAGCGCCTCGGCATCCCCGAGCAGGAGCGCAAGTTCCTCGCCGGCGTAGAGGCGCAGTTCGACAGCGAGGCCGCCTACTCGAACATCAAGGACATCGTCGCCAAACAAGGCGTGATTTTCATGAACTCGACCGAGGCGCTCCGCGAGCACCCCGAGATCTTCCGCAAATGGTTCGGCAAGGTCATCCCCACCGGCGACAACAAATTCTCCGCGCTCAACAGCGCCGTCTTCTCCGGCGGCTCCTTCATCTACGTCCCGCCCGGCGTGAAAGTCGCGCAGCCGCTGCAAGCCTACTTCCGCATCAACGCCGAGAACTTCGGCCAGTTCGAGCGCACCCTCATCATCTGCGACGAAGGCTCCGAGGTCACCTACATGGAAGGCTGCACCGCGCCGAAATTCAGCACCTCCACGCTCCACTCCGCCGTCGTCGAACTCGTCGCCCTCAAGGGCGCGAAAATCCAATACATCACCGTCCAGAACTGGGCGCCCAATGTCTACAACCTCGTCACCAAGCGCGGGCTCGCGCTCGAGGAGGCCGAGATCAAATGGATCGACTGCAACATCGGCAGCCGCCTCACCATGAAATATCCCGGCGTCGTCCTCAAAGGCCGCAAGGCCCGCGGCGAGGTCATCTCCATCGCCCTCGCCAACGACGGGCAGCATCAGGACACCGGCGCGAAGATGATCCACGCCGCCGACGAGACCACCTCGACCATCGTGTCCAAATCCATCTCTGTCGGCCAGGGCCGCGCCACCTATCGCGGGCAGGTCCATATTCCGAAACACCTCAAGGGCTGCAAAAACAACACCGAGTGCGACGCCCTGCTCATCAACACCAACTCCCGCACCGACACCTATCCCGCCATCTCCGTGCGCGGCGACAAGCACGCCACCCAGCACGAGGCCAGCGTGTCGAAAGTCAGCGAGGACATGATCTTCTACATGCAGCAACGCGGCCTCACCGAGGCCCAGGCCATGAGCCTCGCGGTGAACGGCTTCATCAACGACCTCGCGAGCCAGTTCCCCATGGAATACTCCGTCGAACTCAAGCGCCTCATCGAACTCGAAATGGAAGGCAGCGTCGGCTGA